The following nucleotide sequence is from Penicillium digitatum chromosome 5, complete sequence.
ACCGATTCCATCATTCTGTAGTGAGTTAGCTAGTCTAGTTCAAATGAGACAGAGTATCCCGGTGAGAAGTGCAAGGTATGAGTTGATTCGCCGGAGAAGCTGCCGTGGGTGTAGGAGACAGTAGAATATGTCTATCATCGTGATCGAAAGAGTATAATATAGGCTATGGTGCGTGGTATTTAGTTCTGAAATCATTGACCTTTTATCTCCTTCGGCTTTCCCCCCTCATCCGTTTTGGTGCTGGGGTCTCCAGCAATGGAGTTTTTGAAACAGCTGTGCAGGGACCAAAAGCGGGTTTTTGAACAGAATGTAGGACACAGCATGCCTTTCTTCGGGTCACGATTTCTCCATTGACTCAGTTCCACCAATTCTCGTCGTTTTCCAATAACATTCCCGTTTTCGAAATCCAATCGGTACTGCTCGGGTCATCCGATCTATCTCTTCTAGAATGGATCAAAAGACGTCGAGCCAACTCTGGGTTCGAGCTAGCATTCCAGAGATTCCTCTCGTCCGGCATGGGGAACTGTAGAGCGGAGAGGTGCAAAACTTGACTCTCAGTCTCGTCAGACTCTCCTAAACAATCCCCCCTCGTACAAAGCCGAGAGACTTTGTACAAGGCCAAGCCAAACCTTTTGATTTCTTCAACGCCCACCCACATGCAGGTAATGGACTCAACATTTCGGTATCTCGTAAGCATGTTCGGATAGTAGAAGATGTTGTTGCGCAGACAGGTTGCGACCAGAGCAGAGAGGATTTGACGGTCGGACAGATTCAAACCTAGGCCGAGGTTAAGTTCGAGACTAACCGGGGTCGATAGTAGTGAAAAGATAATACAGAGAAGGATACCCTGGTAGGTTGCAATCGGCCATCGTGAGATCGGGCTGTCTAATCCTTCATCATCGTGTTCTCCTTCCACTGGCGGTCGTGCCCAATTGTCCTAAAGATCGGTGGTCAATCAAGTGGAAAAATGGTGCAACTGAATGACCTACCTGCTGTGCGGAAATCGCCATTTTTAGTTTGGAATGTAAACTCCGAGCACCTTCTTGCGCCGCCGGGCTCCCACTGACCCAGAGACCGATCATTATCACTGCGTGAAGCAGCAGTTGAGGCTCGTCAGCAATGCTGAAGGTATGTCGATGCAGAATTGGCCAGTGTTGATGGAAATGTGTGAAGTAAAGATGTACGTAATGGTTCACCTGGGCGACATTGCCGATTGAGGGTTTGATCTGATCTGAAGCATTCATGCCATTATCTCCACTACCATGCTCCCAACGTTCTTCTTCTAGATCCTCTTGAGCAGGCTCGAGATGGACCGGTTCATGAAAGATACACAAGTGTCCCTTTGAGGAACACTTTGTACATGGCGAGCCTCCCTGGCACCGTGCTTTGGCCGTGCGACATCTTGTGCAGGCCTGTGTGGCACGAGCGAGAGACCTCCCGGGGTCTTCATGATCGCGGCGAAAATGACGTCGAAGACTATCACTGCATAGCCATTTATCATCAAATGAAACACCTGACGAGACTTCACAGATCACTATACCTGCGGGAAAAGACACGGCCACAGGTTGAACAGGTGCGAAGATGACTTCCACGGTGTTGCGCTTCGTGACGTCGGAGATGTTCTTTACGACGGTAGGTCGAGGTACAGCCCGGGATTTGACATTTAAACCGGAACATAGTCTATCATTAGAGAGTTGAAGTAAGAAACCGTGGGAACATGGACAAGTATGTTCAAGCCCACCGGATGTAGCCCACCGGATCAGAGTGGACCAGAGTGACCAATCATTTCAAAGAGTGCCTAATGTATTAGGTCATCCACAGTTCGTAACGTGAcgtaacgtaattcccaagcgagctggccaccccaaccaaaacacgtccatgaattagatcttagttagttcaaccacccaccatgccaccaattcgtactcaatcctctcgaaattcaatagagtaggagggtaggatctgactagctatccaggcttttaagaatcaagaaatctcttcaattcgtgaagtggcgcgccgttttaacgtcccaagatctaccctttctacccgcctgaatggtatacaacaccgcgcgatttctcgcgccaactctcacaAATTGACCGGttctgaagaggaatctcttcagaaatggatcctCCCTATGGATTCTCGTGGATCAGCCCCCCAGCCCTCTATGGTACGAGAAATGGcagatcatcttcttcttaagcgtggaactaccccggttctttcggtcggcgagaaatgggtatataacttcgtgaaacggcatcctctcctctccccccgattctcgaaacgatataactacgagcgtgcgaaatgcgaagatcctaaaatcattggggagtggtttgatttggttcaaaagacgatccttcaatttggaattGACCCCGACGATATTTATAACtttgatgagactggtttcGCTATGGGATTGACTGTAACTGCGAAGGTTATTACGAGGAGTGAATACTACCGTCGGAGGCCggttttacaacctggaaatcgtgaatgggtgacggtggttgaatgtaCGAATGCTTCTAGGTAGGTGCTTCCTCCGTGTATAATTTTTTAAAGGCAAAGTCTTTATTAATTCATGGTTTGGCGGCCTCCCGGAGGATTGGCGCTTCGAAGTTAGTCCTAACGGCTGGActtctgatgaaattggacTTCGCTGGCTAGAGAAGGTCTTTCTTCCTAGTACTTCGTGTACGAAGGGGGGTATACCggcttttgatacttgacggcCACGGAAGTCAGTTAACACCGAAATTTGACGAAATTTGCGAGCAAAATAAGGTGATACCAATCTGTATGCCAGCGCATTtatctcatcttttacaaCCTTTGgatattggttgttttgcggtGTTAAAACGTGCGTACGGTCGGATGGTTGAAACTAAGATGCGGAACGGGATCAACCATATTGACAAACTTGACTTCCTCGAAGCATACCCTCTCGCACGAATTGAGGCTTTTAAATCGGAGACTATTAAAAATagcttcggagcagctggtTTAGTACCATTTGCACCCGACCGAGTGATTTCAAAGCTTGatattcggcttcgaaccccaaccccctttacggagaaagaactacgtcgtcaagcttcatcaatcaaagctttacttcgtacaagatctcgaagcccgcctagcccgtcagatcgtgcattaaaccagcttgtaaaaggcttccgtcttacaatgcaaggtgccatcttactcgccaaagaaaacaaggatttacgcgccgccaacgagaagcagaagcagaagcgtactagatcccggaggcagatacctactgaagaaggcctctcagttcttgaagcttctcaattgattaccGAGCCGGTTGAAGCGGTTGAAGCGCCTCCCCCCCGGCCGGCAGAGAAGGCCTTCGCCACCTTTACAGCCCCGAACGAGAGCATTACCAACATGCGGGCTATGTAAAAATCAGGGTCATAAAAGAAATGCATGTCCAGAGAATAGATCATTTTAGtgtatttaatttaatggagttttggttgagttgTATGTATTTGAAATTAGTAGCTTGGGtagggtggccagctcgcttaccgaatacgttataGAGATGGTGTGAACCAGAGTGGCGGGTGCGCGGCGGCCGTGGGGACAGTTGGCGAAGCATAGGTTACCGGAAGGCACAATGACAGAGTTAACAGTTGGTTGACATGGCGAGTGCAGTAGGGGGGATGCGGGTTGAAGGGTTGGATAGCGGAATTTGAGAATGTTGGCAGCTTTCGACATATCTTCCATGGACCAGAGAGTCCACCCTTTTGAGGCCCAGGAGGGCCAACTACTGTGGATTTAAAGGTGATGTAATTACTGTAAAATACAACACGTGCATGTAATCAGGGAGTGCGTGCATTTTACATACAAAGGTTGTATATTACAGCATCTGACAGTACATTCCATGAATGTCGAAAATATCTCCATGATCTGATCTGATCTTCAACATGTCTGTCTGATTGATGGACAACCAAGATTCACATCTCGTGTGGTCAATCATCGGCTCTACACCTGGGTTCAGTTATTCCGTTCATGGTCGTCTCGTGTGGGGAAATTGCAATCTGGACCTACCATCCCAAGGTCAAAGAAATTTTACAAAAGTAGTCTGGGTGGCCAGATAACTTCCGAGGGGCTGAAATGGAAAGGAGCTTCAAAGACTATCTGGGAGTGAATACTCCGTGATGATCCAGATGATCGTACTACGAATGATGAGTCTACGGTAGCAGAAGTTGGCATAGATGATTCCACGGGCTGGTTGGAACGTCATGAACCAGGCCCGAAAGAATGGTCGACTAGCTGTATGTTACTTGGACACTCTGAGGCGAAGGGGGAGGTTGCTTCTAGCACCACCTAGTTTCTAAATCGGTCCAAGGTATCTAGAAATCAAATTGCCCCAGAGTTGCTCCATTTACAAATCCCGTTATCCTCCACTCAGACTACATTGCTAGTAGATACAGTCTGCTCCAGTTCGCGCGACGAACCTTTCGTTGATGCCCGGTCCAGTGAGCCTCTGGAGCTAGTTTCCCCACTGCGTGGCATCATCATGTCTGTTCCCCGACAGTCctgatcctcgggatcagAATAGGGGCGCTGGTTCGAAGCACAGGAAAACCGGTTATTGAGGATGACCGAGTGGTCACGGCGATTCACCACGCTGTTATTAGGCACAGGCTCATTTTCTGACAGAAGAATGATCTCTACCGGGTGATCTCGAACAGTAGGGACTTGGAGCCACTTGTAGAAGCAGTTCAGGACCGGTATAGACAGCCCGTGGATCacgatggagaagaagacaaGCCAATAAACCACTaaaaataaaagaaaaaaaagtcaaaGGTCAGGGTCGATTCGTCCTCAGTAGACGGACGACATACCAGGTATCATGGCAGCAGTCAAGTTGTTGATCTCCGGATCACTCTCTCCAGGATTCGGTAGCAATCGTCGCGCATACTCGACATATGAGATAGCACCAACTCCTAAAGCTAGTAAGCACTGCAATTAACCACCCAAAAAATCTTCAGTTCGTCTTGAGCACATACCAATTGGGGCAAAGTATCCCATGAACAAGGCCTCTTTCCAATTTTCGCAGACCTTGGGCATGAATCGATATCCCATGAGGATCGCCGGGATGCGACGGAAGATCAAAATCAGAAATCCGAGCCCCACCAGCCGAGCAATCGTGATGCCATTCCGAGTAGGCAGGTGAAGTTGGTCCCATGGCATGATTGcaccgaggaagatgaaggtTCCACTGTTCAAGAGATTTTCGAtcgtggaattgaaggaGTCATGTCTCTTTTCGACTTCGAAGTGGTAAGACCCATCCCAGTTCAATGCACAGCCGGCAACAAAGCAGGCGAGAGTCTCGTCGGAGCCAAAGCAGCCGCAGGTACCGACGATAAACAACTGCAAGGTATCTCAGCATATGCTGCACTGTGTCTGATCAGAATAACTGATAACTTACACCCATCGCAACAGGATATGAGAAGAAGCTCTCCTTGTCAATCCAAAGCCTGCATATCTCATCAGCCCGTAACCTCAATTGAGACGGCAGATCTCTACCCACCTTGTTGAGGCCCCGTTCAAGGCTTTCCGGCTCAGGAACCCAATTAATACACCATACCCAGCACCCATGACCAGCATATATAGCACTCCCTCGACAGCCCAGTGTGCCAGAGCTCGACCAACGTCTCCACCAAATCGACCTGTACTAGGCTCACCGATCCAATCTCGAGTCGGTTTTCCAAAACTGGGTTTTACGATCTCCCTACTCGGAGCATCGGCATAACGAAGAATGGCAATAGAGAGAAGCAAGAATGGAAACCCGAGGCCATCATTCCCACCTGCCTCGGCTGAGATAAACTCTCGAAGATGCCGTCGGACATATTGATCTGCAAAAGGGCCCTTGGCGATAGCCTGTGAAAGAACCGGGTCAATGCATATGACACACGATCCGATAATGAGGGAAGTCAACTGCGTGAAGGTTAGCCCCgttgagggggggggggggaattgTCATATCTGAGAAGGCACAGCGTACGAATGATAACTTCGGGATCATTAATTTGATACACGCCGACGTCATGAGCCACTGGATCGTCATCAATGGCAGCAAACAGATGGTGAGTTCGACCAAATGAAGCCGAATGTATCGTTTCGGTAGCTCATAACCGACTTTGACCATTGCGATGCCAATCACCATTCGCGTTAGTCCCTGGAATAATTAGCTTGATGCTTTCCGGTTGCAGCGAAGAGTCTTACATAGGTGATATCCCCAATCTCAGCCTCGCCGTCGGTGTCTCCTCCCCACTGACTGACGTTGATCAACTTCGCACCGAAGGGCCCTATAACAGCCCCGACTATGAAAGCCGGTACTGAAGATTCTCAGCGACCGGCATTCGATGGGATTGAGGGACAACCTACAAGCTTCGCCGAAATACCATCTTTGCTTGACGTTCACCGCAATCAACCCAATAAACAAGACGTATAATCCTACAACTATGAATCAGAGGAAGGTTTTAGATGTGGCACGTTCGGTCTTACCTGATAATGAAAGCACAACATTCACACTACTaatttccagaattgggtgCAGCATCCTGGCCCCGCAAGCGACGAACTGATGTGAAGAATAGAATCTGGAATAGTGATGCAGGCTTTTGTAAATCGCGCGACTGCCGACATGATGCTGTTCTTGCAAAATGATCCCTTTTTCGTGTCTGAGGTTGCTATTCGAGGTCTCCAATCTTGCTGGCCTCCTCCGCAGCTTGCATACATGCCGGAGCAAGGGATGCTCTATGGACGCGTTCTGTCCATATAGGGAACATATAGTCATTGCTTTCGCTCGGGGACCTTTTACACTCGCCTCAATCGAACCAATCGAAGAAATGAGGTAATTTTCATTCTTCTAACCCGGTTCGAACAGAACATCGAAGATCAATCTGCGTGTCCCTTACAACATAGACCTCCATTGAAACAGGACACTGAAGTGTATACCAGACACTGGAGCCTTGATCTCgttttggttttgtttttttgccACTACCATATCTCGCTGCCTGACATGTAAAAAGCATTTGATCAACTACAAAAGTACCTTG
It contains:
- a CDS encoding Fungal transcriptional regulatory protein, N-terminal, whose amino-acid sequence is MFRFKCQIPGCTSTYRRKEHLRRHEAQHRGSHLRTCSTCGRVFSRSDSLRRHFRRDHEDPGRSLARATQACTRCRTAKARCQGGSPCTKCSSKGHLCIFHEPVHLEPAQEDLEEERWEHGSGDNGMNASDQIKPSIGNVAQVNHYVHLYFTHFHQHWPILHRHTFSIADEPQLLLHAVIMIGLWVSGSPAAQEGARSLHSKLKMAISAQQDNWARPPVEGEHDDEGLDSPISRWPIATYQGLNLSDRQILSALVATCLRNNIFYYPNMLTRYRNVESITCMWVGVEEIKSFAPLRSTVPHAGREESLEC
- a CDS encoding Cation/H+ exchanger, whose protein sequence is MLHPILEISSVNVVLSLSGLYVLFIGLIAVNVKQRWYFGEALPAFIVGAVIGPFGAKLINVSQWGGDTDGEAEIGDITYGLTRMVIGIAMVKVGYELPKRYIRLHLVELTICLLPLMTIQWLMTSACIKLMIPKLSFLTSLIIGSCVICIDPVLSQAIAKGPFADQYVRRHLREFISAEAGGNDGLGFPFLLLSIAILRYADAPSREIVKPSFGKPTRDWIGEPSTGRFGGDVGRALAHWAVEGVLYMLVMGAGYGVLIGFLSRKALNGASTRLWIDKESFFSYPVAMGLFIVGTCGCFGSDETLACFVAGCALNWDGSYHFEVEKRHDSFNSTIENLLNSGTFIFLGAIMPWDQLHLPTRNGITIARLVGLGFLILIFRRIPAILMGYRFMPKVCENWKEALFMGYFAPIGVGAISYVEYARRLLPNPGESDPEINNLTAAMIPVVYWLVFFSIVIHGLSIPVLNCFYKWLQVPTVRDHPVEIILLSENEPVPNNSVVNRRDHSVILNNRFSCASNQRPYSDPEDQDCRGTDMMMPRSGETSSRGSLDRASTKGSSRELEQTVSTSNVV